The Streptomyces cadmiisoli genome has a segment encoding these proteins:
- a CDS encoding helix-turn-helix transcriptional regulator, translating into MRGLRESAERPELIGRTAELAMLGRLIEQVSCGGASSVLLHGAAGVGKSALLDAVAARANGAGFQVLRATGVESEVTLPWSGLHHLLYGLRDELDRLQEMQREVLERLLGLSPGPAPDRFAVSAAVLALLHALAEDRPVLLVLDDAQWLDEASERIIAFVLRRLAPKRIGCVSAVRAESKVCLDTSAVSQHRVESLDAAAAAALLDSRSPGLAPAVRRRMLDEAAGNPLALLELPAHLSEEQLSGSAELPGWFSLSHQLESLYADRVRSLPKSTRDLLLLAAFDTTGSLRAIWSALPGGGTAADCAVVPAERAALVRIDSENGRLVFRHPLVRSVIVQLATPDRRRSAHRALGAALVDEPERQIGHLIAGHLAPDDVAAQTLESAAHRAARCGASNAAISAFRHASALSLKPQDRSRRLAMAAFASSHAGRLDTAADLLRSLSDEQAEPEDAARAATAAAIRLIHRDGDVLTAHRLLVRALDDLIDAADVSPVVAQELTDDLFYLLIEASTYGGGPQLWEEVAARVGRVSEFAKLGFDALADPVRCGRTVGPRLRRAFDMIPEGADPKRVTQLAHMALYCDDLGWYRGKAARAAEVSRAGGAFAGWAATTLLLALDSYHTAGWSEAEAMLRDGLRVAQEFGYTTLGSRMRYQLALIEAGRGRVEAVEALVHRIVETSLPQGLAAGEVMARQPLALLALGNGDYETAFQHCARISPPGRFPAYSPWVLWSLLDLVEAAVMTGRTEEARAHVAAAVRADVRSLSPRVALVVAGAVALTAPDDEAQKRYEEALALPDTARYGFECARIRLAYGQWLIEQGRCDAARHVLRCALATLENLEARPWVERARAAYGAAGAEAGAPDKAAGVRRQSGESVLTSRELEIANLAATGKSNKEIAEQLFLSQRTVSTHLYNIFPKLGINSRAGLRDALLAL; encoded by the coding sequence ATGCGTGGTCTTCGGGAGTCTGCCGAACGTCCTGAGCTGATCGGGCGGACGGCCGAGCTGGCGATGCTCGGCAGGCTCATCGAGCAGGTGAGTTGCGGCGGGGCTTCGTCGGTGCTGCTGCACGGTGCGGCGGGCGTCGGCAAGAGTGCCTTGCTGGACGCGGTGGCGGCTCGCGCGAACGGCGCGGGGTTCCAGGTGCTGCGGGCCACCGGTGTGGAGTCCGAGGTCACCCTTCCATGGTCGGGACTTCACCATCTGCTGTACGGCCTGCGCGACGAACTGGACCGGTTGCAGGAGATGCAGAGGGAAGTCCTGGAACGGCTTCTGGGTCTTTCCCCGGGTCCTGCACCGGATCGGTTCGCGGTCTCGGCGGCCGTGCTGGCGCTGCTCCACGCCCTTGCGGAGGACCGGCCCGTGCTGCTGGTCCTCGACGACGCCCAGTGGCTCGACGAAGCCAGCGAACGCATCATCGCCTTCGTGCTGCGCCGCCTCGCACCGAAGCGGATCGGGTGTGTCAGCGCAGTTCGTGCGGAGTCGAAGGTCTGCCTGGACACGAGCGCCGTGTCGCAGCACCGAGTCGAATCCCTGGACGCTGCGGCCGCGGCCGCCCTGCTGGACAGCCGCTCTCCCGGACTGGCGCCGGCCGTACGGCGGCGGATGCTCGACGAGGCGGCCGGCAACCCGCTGGCGCTGCTGGAGCTTCCGGCACACCTGAGCGAGGAGCAGCTGTCGGGTTCCGCGGAGCTTCCCGGCTGGTTCTCCCTGAGCCACCAACTGGAGTCGCTCTACGCCGACAGGGTGCGCAGCCTGCCGAAATCGACCCGGGATCTGCTGCTGCTGGCGGCCTTCGATACGACAGGGAGCCTGCGCGCCATCTGGTCGGCGCTCCCGGGGGGCGGTACGGCCGCCGACTGCGCCGTGGTGCCCGCCGAGCGTGCCGCGCTGGTGAGGATCGACTCCGAGAACGGTCGTCTGGTCTTCCGGCATCCCTTGGTGCGTTCCGTCATCGTCCAGTTGGCCACTCCGGACCGACGCCGCTCGGCGCACCGGGCCTTGGGCGCGGCTCTCGTCGATGAACCCGAGCGGCAGATCGGCCACCTCATCGCCGGCCACCTCGCCCCCGACGACGTCGCGGCTCAGACGTTGGAGAGCGCCGCCCACCGGGCCGCGCGATGCGGTGCCTCGAACGCCGCCATCAGTGCCTTCCGCCACGCCTCGGCCCTCAGCCTCAAGCCCCAGGACCGCTCCCGTCGCCTGGCCATGGCCGCGTTCGCGTCCAGCCATGCCGGACGCCTGGACACCGCCGCGGACCTGCTGCGCAGCCTTTCGGACGAGCAGGCCGAGCCCGAAGACGCCGCACGAGCCGCCACGGCCGCCGCCATCCGGCTGATACACCGCGACGGCGACGTCCTGACAGCCCACCGGCTGCTGGTGCGCGCCCTGGACGATCTCATCGACGCTGCGGACGTCTCACCGGTCGTCGCCCAAGAACTGACCGACGACCTCTTCTACCTGCTGATCGAAGCCTCAACCTACGGCGGCGGCCCGCAGTTGTGGGAGGAGGTCGCCGCCCGGGTCGGACGCGTGTCGGAGTTCGCGAAGCTGGGGTTCGACGCACTGGCCGACCCCGTGCGCTGCGGCCGCACGGTCGGACCGCGGCTGCGCCGAGCGTTCGACATGATCCCGGAGGGCGCGGACCCCAAGCGCGTCACACAGCTGGCGCACATGGCCCTCTACTGCGACGACCTCGGCTGGTACCGCGGCAAGGCAGCGCGTGCCGCCGAAGTGTCGCGCGCCGGCGGCGCGTTCGCCGGCTGGGCGGCGACGACCCTGCTGCTCGCCCTGGACTCGTACCACACTGCCGGCTGGAGCGAAGCGGAGGCGATGCTCCGCGACGGACTGCGGGTGGCCCAGGAGTTCGGCTATACGACGCTCGGCTCCCGCATGCGCTACCAGCTGGCCCTCATCGAAGCCGGGCGTGGCCGGGTGGAGGCAGTCGAGGCACTGGTCCATCGGATCGTGGAGACATCTTTGCCTCAGGGCCTGGCCGCCGGAGAGGTCATGGCGAGGCAGCCTCTTGCGCTGCTCGCCCTGGGAAACGGCGACTACGAGACCGCCTTTCAGCACTGTGCCCGTATCAGCCCTCCCGGACGGTTCCCGGCCTATTCGCCCTGGGTGCTCTGGTCGTTGCTGGACCTGGTGGAGGCCGCCGTCATGACGGGCAGGACGGAGGAGGCGCGCGCGCATGTCGCAGCCGCCGTGAGAGCGGACGTCCGGTCTCTGTCGCCCCGGGTCGCCCTCGTCGTCGCCGGCGCCGTGGCTCTCACCGCCCCCGACGACGAGGCGCAGAAACGCTACGAGGAGGCTCTGGCGCTGCCGGACACCGCCCGTTACGGATTCGAATGCGCGCGCATTCGACTTGCTTACGGCCAATGGCTCATCGAGCAGGGGCGATGTGACGCTGCACGGCACGTGCTCAGGTGTGCCCTGGCGACGCTGGAGAACCTTGAAGCGCGGCCATGGGTGGAGCGGGCTCGCGCGGCGTACGGCGCGGCGGGAGCCGAGGCCGGTGCCCCGGACAAGGCGGCAGGCGTACGTCGCCAGTCCGGCGAGAGCGTCCTGACGTCCAGGGAGCTGGAGATAGCGAATCTGGCCGCCACCGGCAAGAGCAACAAGGAGATCGCTGAGCAGCTCTTCTTGTCGCAGCGCACGGTGAGCACGCATCTGTACAACATCTTCCCCAAGTTGGGCATCAACTCCCGGGCCGGGCTGCGTGATGCCCTCCTGGCCCTGTGA
- a CDS encoding helix-turn-helix transcriptional regulator has translation MSTGPERPPTVVVLANDPVTREGVTGYLRSRPQMVEVLGFEDRARADVMVVLATDVTSQTLAGIRKASLETGNPDMRVVLVADSITEAQLTGAISHGLVSFLPRRQTEMQHILSTIVSSRAGHAYLPAELVRKLVEGLRAMQVSESSDFTLSEREIDIVRLLSEGWTTEEIAEKLSYSERTIKNAIHGMLARLGLRNRTHAVGYAARIGIL, from the coding sequence GTGAGTACGGGTCCCGAGCGGCCGCCCACGGTCGTCGTACTGGCCAACGACCCAGTGACCCGCGAGGGCGTGACGGGGTATCTGCGCTCCCGGCCGCAGATGGTGGAAGTGCTCGGCTTCGAGGACCGGGCCAGGGCGGATGTGATGGTGGTGCTCGCGACGGACGTGACGTCCCAGACACTCGCCGGCATCAGGAAAGCCTCTCTGGAGACCGGTAATCCGGACATGCGCGTGGTCCTCGTGGCCGACAGCATCACCGAGGCCCAGCTGACGGGGGCCATCAGCCACGGGCTGGTGAGCTTCCTCCCGCGCCGCCAGACGGAGATGCAGCACATCCTCTCCACCATCGTCAGCAGCCGGGCCGGTCACGCCTACCTTCCGGCGGAGCTGGTCCGCAAACTGGTCGAAGGTCTGCGCGCGATGCAGGTCTCCGAATCCTCCGATTTCACGCTGTCGGAGCGCGAGATCGACATCGTCCGACTCCTCTCGGAAGGCTGGACCACGGAGGAGATAGCCGAGAAGCTCAGCTATTCGGAGCGCACCATAAAGAACGCGATCCATGGGATGCTCGCCCGCTTGGGGCTCCGCAACCGCACCCACGCGGTCGGCTACGCGGCCCGCATCGGGATCCTGTGA
- a CDS encoding right-handed parallel beta-helix repeat-containing protein has product MRRFPLVSRQVLHVGPSRSDAYRTLGEALSRARSGAVISVAPGQYPENLVITTRVTIAAEQARGTVHICPPEGSAVVLKADAMMMTDLVLRGRDENVPVVAVLRGQLALDGCEISGAAWTAVLARDSGALAMRDCRVSNPGGAGVVDTSGEESSVESSVIENLGTSGIVLSEQSSMVVRGCSIRDARGNGVLANGSARGSVEDCDISSTDKPAIALEEQSSTRILRTVVHDTSTGVQLSSAARNELEEVRVTGTVSAGIILSNGTDPVLRRCRTARTKGPGLLVTDRARGTFEDCWLESSEVAALRVDGPAAPVLIGLSIRGSATGATFTDGATAELDRLELQDVRGTAISVRGAANPLIRRARLRGVGGRGVEVTESGRGRLEECHLQETGESAVHVSDGGNLYIGGSRIEEPRAHGLVIGSDAAATLRDCVVVAAKNTGVHVGSGGELTATRLRVHRGAEHGVLIADGARASINSSEASACGGDGFRIDSSESVSLSGCSARENQGGGVVQTRPGDRVSVENLASLDNGAPDAYGDAALDHLDPGRLGQDAGPLSELDRLIGLENVKHQVRTLVSLAQLARRRAELGLPSPPMARHLVFAGPPGTGKTSVARLYGSVLAGLGALPKGHLVEVSRADLVAQVIGGTAIKTTEAFQSALGGVLFIDEAYSLLSDGGRSGADFGREAVDTLLKLMEDHREEVVVVVAGYSDRMQEFLASNPGLQSRFSRTVEFENYTVPELVAIMESMCGSHQYELGEGTREALTLLFERMPRDACFGNGRAARQVFEEMVDRQAFRLATLRDPEASDLTTLLPVDVGEREAAEVAGTGAAESGTPLERLNELIGLASVKRDVTDLVNLLGTARRREAAGLPAPRISNHLVFTGPPGTGKTTVARLYAELLVSLGALPRGQLVEVSRADLVGRYIGHTAQLTREVFERARGGVLFVDEAYTLTPSGASGADFGREAVDTLLKLMEDHRDEVVVIVAGYTAQMADFLASNPGLASRFSRRVEFANYSSDELVTIVRQHASAAHYDCGPGTATALRAYFDAVPRDQTFGNARLARRILEGMITRQAGRLSTMSAPSLEELRTLLPEDLTEAVVS; this is encoded by the coding sequence ATGAGGAGGTTCCCGCTCGTGTCACGCCAGGTACTGCACGTCGGCCCGTCGCGGTCCGATGCCTACCGCACACTCGGCGAAGCGCTCAGCCGGGCCCGCAGCGGCGCCGTGATCAGCGTCGCGCCGGGGCAGTACCCCGAGAACCTGGTGATCACGACACGTGTGACCATCGCCGCGGAGCAGGCGCGCGGTACCGTGCACATCTGCCCGCCGGAAGGCAGCGCGGTGGTGCTGAAGGCGGACGCCATGATGATGACGGACCTCGTCCTGCGCGGACGCGACGAGAACGTGCCGGTGGTGGCCGTGCTGCGCGGCCAACTGGCCCTGGACGGCTGCGAGATCAGCGGCGCGGCGTGGACGGCGGTACTGGCCAGGGACAGTGGCGCGCTGGCCATGAGGGACTGCCGCGTGAGCAACCCGGGCGGGGCGGGCGTGGTGGACACCTCCGGTGAGGAATCCTCCGTCGAGTCCTCCGTGATCGAGAACCTCGGCACGAGCGGGATCGTGCTGTCCGAGCAGAGCAGCATGGTCGTGCGGGGGTGCAGCATCAGGGACGCCCGGGGCAACGGCGTACTGGCGAACGGCTCCGCCCGCGGCTCGGTGGAGGACTGCGACATCTCGTCGACCGACAAACCGGCCATCGCGCTGGAGGAGCAGAGCAGTACGCGGATCCTGCGCACGGTGGTGCATGACACCAGCACCGGCGTGCAACTGTCGAGTGCGGCCCGCAACGAGCTGGAGGAAGTGCGCGTCACCGGAACCGTCTCCGCCGGGATCATCCTGAGCAACGGCACCGATCCCGTGCTGCGCCGCTGCCGCACCGCACGCACCAAGGGCCCGGGCCTGTTGGTGACGGACCGGGCCCGGGGCACCTTCGAGGACTGCTGGCTGGAGTCCTCGGAGGTCGCCGCTCTCCGGGTGGACGGCCCGGCGGCGCCGGTGCTCATCGGGCTGTCGATACGCGGCAGCGCGACGGGCGCCACGTTCACCGACGGCGCCACCGCCGAGCTGGACCGCCTGGAGTTGCAGGATGTCCGAGGCACCGCCATCTCGGTTCGTGGCGCCGCGAACCCGCTGATCCGACGTGCCAGACTGCGCGGGGTCGGCGGTCGCGGTGTCGAGGTGACGGAGTCCGGGCGAGGGCGCCTGGAGGAGTGCCACCTGCAGGAGACCGGTGAATCCGCGGTCCATGTCTCGGACGGAGGCAACCTCTACATCGGTGGCAGCAGGATCGAGGAGCCGCGCGCACACGGGTTGGTGATCGGCTCCGACGCGGCGGCCACCCTGCGGGACTGCGTGGTCGTCGCCGCGAAGAACACGGGTGTGCACGTCGGATCCGGTGGCGAGCTGACGGCGACTCGTCTGCGGGTGCACCGGGGAGCCGAGCACGGCGTCCTGATCGCCGACGGTGCCCGCGCCTCGATCAACTCCTCCGAGGCCAGCGCCTGCGGTGGGGACGGCTTCCGCATCGACAGCTCCGAGTCCGTCTCGCTCAGCGGCTGCTCCGCCCGCGAGAACCAGGGCGGCGGCGTCGTGCAGACCCGGCCCGGTGACCGTGTGTCCGTGGAGAACCTGGCTTCCCTCGACAACGGTGCGCCCGACGCCTACGGCGACGCGGCGCTCGACCATCTCGACCCCGGCCGGCTGGGCCAGGACGCCGGCCCTCTCTCGGAGCTCGACCGGCTGATCGGGCTGGAGAACGTCAAGCACCAGGTGCGCACCCTGGTGAGCCTCGCCCAGCTCGCCCGTCGCCGCGCCGAACTCGGGCTGCCGTCCCCGCCGATGGCCCGCCACCTGGTCTTCGCCGGGCCGCCCGGTACCGGCAAGACCAGCGTGGCCAGGCTCTACGGGTCGGTCCTCGCCGGTCTCGGGGCACTGCCGAAGGGGCATCTCGTCGAGGTCTCCCGGGCCGACCTCGTGGCCCAGGTGATCGGTGGTACCGCCATCAAGACCACCGAGGCGTTCCAGAGCGCGCTCGGCGGTGTGCTCTTCATCGACGAGGCATACAGTCTGCTGTCCGACGGCGGCCGTTCCGGCGCCGACTTCGGGCGTGAGGCCGTGGACACGCTGCTGAAGCTGATGGAGGACCACCGCGAGGAGGTCGTCGTCGTGGTGGCGGGCTACTCCGACCGCATGCAGGAGTTCCTGGCCTCCAACCCCGGACTGCAGTCCCGCTTCTCCCGCACGGTCGAGTTCGAGAACTACACCGTGCCCGAACTCGTGGCGATCATGGAGAGCATGTGCGGGTCGCACCAGTACGAACTCGGTGAGGGCACACGTGAGGCGCTCACGCTGTTGTTCGAGCGGATGCCCCGCGACGCCTGCTTCGGCAACGGCCGCGCGGCCCGGCAGGTGTTCGAGGAGATGGTGGACCGGCAGGCGTTCCGGCTCGCCACGCTGCGCGATCCCGAAGCCAGTGACCTGACCACGCTGCTCCCGGTGGACGTCGGCGAGCGGGAGGCCGCGGAGGTCGCCGGCACCGGCGCGGCGGAGAGCGGCACACCGTTGGAGCGGCTGAACGAGCTGATCGGCCTCGCCTCCGTGAAACGGGACGTCACCGACCTGGTCAACCTGCTCGGCACGGCGCGGCGCCGGGAGGCCGCGGGCCTGCCCGCGCCGAGGATCAGCAACCACCTTGTCTTCACCGGCCCACCGGGCACCGGCAAGACGACGGTGGCCCGCCTCTACGCGGAACTGCTGGTCTCGCTCGGCGCACTTCCTCGCGGTCAGCTCGTCGAGGTGTCCCGGGCCGACCTGGTCGGGCGGTACATCGGGCACACCGCCCAGCTCACCCGTGAGGTCTTCGAACGGGCCCGGGGCGGTGTGCTGTTCGTCGACGAGGCTTACACCCTCACCCCGTCCGGCGCCTCCGGCGCGGACTTCGGCCGCGAGGCGGTCGACACGCTGCTGAAGCTGATGGAGGACCACCGCGACGAGGTCGTCGTGATCGTCGCCGGCTACACCGCGCAGATGGCCGACTTCCTGGCCTCCAACCCCGGTCTGGCCTCCCGCTTCTCGCGCAGGGTCGAGTTCGCCAACTACTCCTCCGACGAACTGGTCACCATCGTGCGTCAGCACGCGTCGGCGGCCCATTACGACTGCGGGCCGGGGACCGCCACGGCGTTGCGCGCCTACTTCGACGCCGTACCCCGAGACCAGACGTTCGGCAACGCGCGGCTCGCCCGCCGGATCCTCGAAGGCATGATCACGAGGCAGGCGGGCCGGCTCAGCACGATGTCGGCGCCCTCCCTGGAAGAACTGCGCACCCTGCTGCCCGAAGACCTGACCGAAGCGGTGGTGTCGTGA
- a CDS encoding S8 family serine peptidase, producing the protein MSATGRPWAGMPSAPDPMGRSCARRACSGGTAAGLVSAAAALSLLLPLPAFAAGRDTARAEPVELPVMPAVLEDGDPCTGSSSRMVRAEPAYQRTLNLQQAWRFSRGGGVEVAVVDTGVATGTARLAGRVTPVSGTDDCVGHGSFLAGIVAAAPATATRFSGVAPDARILAVRGTDQRGTATASTLAAGIRAAADAGAQVILVGPALARKSSELTGAVEHAAARDALVVAAASPPLRRGEEPGTARDYWPAAQRGVLSVVGTAQDGSLPDGTAVPKDADLSAPGSGVIGVGPRGNGYFIGSGSPLAAAFVAGAAALVRDRYPELSADATAERLTRTAYPADVPRMDVYAALSSAAAGREPVAEPPLVPARIPSDEPTENAVRRGTLLAGAGAVTAGAVAWAGLVVRLRRRRRHGTTD; encoded by the coding sequence GTGAGCGCCACCGGGAGGCCGTGGGCCGGCATGCCGTCGGCGCCCGACCCGATGGGGCGGTCGTGCGCCCGCCGCGCCTGCTCGGGCGGCACCGCGGCCGGCCTGGTGTCCGCCGCGGCCGCGCTGTCGCTGCTGCTGCCCTTGCCGGCATTCGCGGCCGGACGTGACACAGCGCGTGCGGAACCGGTGGAACTGCCCGTCATGCCCGCCGTCCTCGAAGACGGGGACCCCTGCACGGGGAGCTCCTCCCGGATGGTGCGGGCCGAGCCCGCCTACCAACGGACACTGAACCTCCAGCAGGCCTGGCGGTTCAGCCGAGGCGGCGGCGTCGAAGTCGCGGTCGTGGACACGGGTGTCGCGACCGGGACCGCCAGGCTGGCGGGCCGCGTCACACCCGTCAGCGGCACCGACGACTGCGTGGGGCACGGCTCGTTCCTGGCCGGCATCGTGGCGGCCGCTCCGGCGACCGCCACGCGGTTCAGCGGAGTGGCGCCCGACGCACGCATCCTGGCCGTGCGGGGTACCGACCAGCGCGGAACCGCCACCGCTTCCACACTCGCGGCAGGCATACGGGCCGCCGCCGACGCGGGCGCTCAGGTGATCCTGGTGGGTCCGGCACTCGCCCGGAAGTCGTCCGAGCTCACCGGTGCGGTGGAGCACGCCGCAGCACGGGACGCCCTGGTCGTGGCTGCCGCGTCACCACCGCTGCGACGCGGCGAGGAACCCGGCACGGCCAGGGACTACTGGCCCGCGGCACAGCGCGGGGTGCTGTCCGTGGTGGGGACGGCGCAGGACGGCTCCCTGCCCGACGGTACGGCCGTCCCGAAGGACGCGGACCTGTCCGCGCCCGGCAGCGGAGTGATCGGTGTCGGTCCGCGCGGCAACGGCTACTTCATCGGCAGCGGTTCGCCGCTCGCGGCCGCCTTCGTGGCCGGTGCCGCGGCACTGGTGCGCGATCGGTACCCGGAGCTGTCCGCCGACGCGACCGCCGAGCGCCTCACGCGGACCGCCTATCCCGCCGACGTACCCAGGATGGACGTCTACGCGGCGTTGAGCAGCGCCGCGGCCGGGCGCGAGCCGGTGGCGGAGCCGCCGCTCGTCCCGGCCCGGATCCCCTCCGACGAACCCACCGAGAACGCGGTGCGCCGCGGCACACTCCTGGCCGGAGCCGGTGCGGTCACCGCGGGCGCGGTGGCCTGGGCGGGGCTGGTGGTACGCCTTCGTCGACGACGTCGCCACGGCACCACCGACTGA